A section of the Humulus lupulus chromosome 2, drHumLupu1.1, whole genome shotgun sequence genome encodes:
- the LOC133817349 gene encoding probable alpha,alpha-trehalose-phosphate synthase [UDP-forming] 7, translated as MTNSFSNLLDLASGNLSGLPNKRKRFSWAEYDDDDDDLAPGFSSDTQSLSSSNRIIIVANHLPLKAKRRENNKGWCFSLNEDSLLLHLKDGLPKGMEVLYVGSLNVNVDPEEEEDVSQNLLDNFKCVPTFLEPDLSERFYDGFCKRKLWPLFHYMLPLSGCQEDQFEKSLWESYILANKVFFHKVVEIINPKDDYVWIHDYHLMVLPTFLRKHYIRLRMGFFLHSPFPSSEIYRTLPVREEILKALLNSDIIGFHTYDYARHFLSCCSRMLGLNYQLKRGYLGLEYYGRIIGIKIMPIGVHMGRIESLLAMADKDRSLRELKQQFEGKSVLIGVDDIDIFKGINFKLLAMEQMLKQHSHWRGKAVLIQILNPARGKGLNVGHILEEMQETIRRINDEYGQPGYEPIVLINREVSANERVAYYSIADCLVVTAIRDGMNLTPYEYVVCRQGLPESSSCSDCIGPKKSMIVVSEFIGCSLSLSGAIRINPWYVQATSEAMLAAITMRDSEKELRHEKHYQYVSTHDVTYWSRSFFQDMNKTCADQFKKICWGIGISFGFRVVSLDPNFRKLSLDGILSAYRNAKSRAILLDYDGTIMPQNSLNKPPSQDVISTLRKLCADQKNTVFVVSGKGREHLNEWFSSCQNLGVAAEHGYFIRWPQNDEWGTFFRSSALDWMKLAEPVLKLYTEATDGSSIEVKESALVWQYKDADPAFGSFQAQEMLDHLESVLANEPVAVNRGKFIVEIKPQGASKGFTAEKIFSSMAEKGKRADFVLCIGDDRSDEDMFEIFGGEKLSNILSPNALVFACTVGQKPSSAKYYLDSITEVVYMLRTLAHSSSSAEVSVSTM; from the exons ATGACAAATTCATTCTCAAATCTTCTTGATTTGGCTTCTGGTAATTTGTCTGGTCTTCCGAATAAAAGAAAAAGGTTTTCATGGGCAGAGTATGATGACGACGATGATGATCTAGCACCTGGCTTTTCATCCGACACTCAATCACTTTCTTCCTCAAATCGGATTATCATTGTCGCAAATCATCTTCCTTTAAAAGCcaagagaagagaaaataacaaaggtTGGTGTTTCAGTTTGAATGAAGATTCTTTGCTTTTGCACCTTAAAGATGGGTTGCCTAAAGGTATGGAAGTTCTTTATGTTGGGTCTCTAAATGTCAATGTTGATccagaggaggaggaggatgtgTCGCAGAATCTTTTGGATAATTTTAAATGTGTTCCTACTTTTTTGGAACCTGATCTTTCGGAAAGATTCTATGATGGATTTTGCAAGAGGAAATTGTGGCCACTTTTTCACTACATGTTGCCACTTTCAGGTTGTCAAGAAGATCAGTTTGAGAAGTCTTTGTGGGAATCTTATATCTTAGCAAATAAGGTGTTTTTTCATAAAGTGGTTGAGATTATAAACCCAAAAGATGATTATGTTTGGATTCATGACTACCATTTGATGGTGCTGCCGACCTTTTTGAGGAAGCATTATATTCGATTGAGGATGGGATTTTTCCTACACAGCCCATTTCCCTCATCTGAGATCTATAGAACTCTCCCTGTTAGAGAAGAAATACTCAAGGCTTTGCTCAACTCTGATATTATAGGGTTCCACACTTATGATTATGCTCGACATTTTCTCTCTTGTTGCAGCCGAATGTTGGGTTTGAATTATCAGTTAAAGAGGGGTTACTTAGGATTGGAATATTATGGAAGGATTATTGGTATTAAGATTATGCCAATTGGGGTTCATATGGGTCGTATAGAGTCGTTGTTGGCAATGGCTGATAAGGATCGTAGTTTGAGGGAGCTTAAACAACAATTTGAAGGGAAATCAGTGTTGATTGGTGTAGATGATATTGACATTTTCAAAGGTATAAATTTCAAACTTCTTGCAATGGAACAGATGCTCAAGCAACATTCACATTGGCGGGGAAAGGCTGTGCTTATCCAAATTCTAAACCCTGCCAGAGGTAAAGGACTAAATGTGGGACACATATTGGAAGAAATGCAAGAAACCATCCGGAGGATCAATGATGAATATGGGCAACCAGGCTATGAGCCAATAGTATTAATAAACAGAGAAGTCTCAGCCAATGAAAGAGTTGCTTATTACAGCATTGCTGATTGCCTTGTTGTGACAGCAATAAGGGATGGAATGAACCTCACTCCTTATGAATATGTTGTATGCAGACAAGGATTACCAGAATCTTCATCATGCTCTGACTGCATTGGCCCAAAGAAGAGCATGATAGTGGTGTCAGAGTTTATTGGGTGTTCTCTATCACTTAGTGGGGCTATCCGCATAAACCCATGGTATGTTCAAGCAACTTCTGAAGCAATGCTTGCTGCTATTACTATGAGGGATTCAGAGAAAGAGTTGCGGCATGAGAAACATTATCAATATGTTAGCACACATGATGTGACTTATTGGTCTCGTAGTTTCTTCCAAGACATGAACAAAACTTGTGCTGACCAATTTAAGAAAATATGCTGGGGTATTGGTATTAGCTTTGGCTTTCGAGTTGTGTCACTTGATCCTAATTTCAGAAAACTCTCACTTGATGGTATTCTATCAGCATATCGCAATGCAAAAAGTCGGGCCATTCTGTTGGACTATGATGGTACTATAATGCCCCAAAACTCCCTCAACAAGCCCCCAAGTCAGGACGTTATCTCAACTCTAAGAAAACTTTGTGCTGACCAAAAGAATACAGTTTTCGTCGTTAGTGGCAAAGGGAGGGAACACTTAAACGAGTGGTTTTCTTCATGCCAGAACCTTGGAGTTGCAGCAGAACATGGATACTTTATCAG ATGGCCTCAAAATGACGAATGGGGCACCTTTTTCCGGAGCTCTGCATTGGATTGGATGAAACTGGCTGAACCTGTTTTAAAATTGTATACTGAGGCTACTGATGGTTCTTCAATTGAAGTAAAGGAAAGTGCTTTAGTTTGGCAATATAAGGATGCAGACCCAGCGTTTGGTTCTTTCCAGGCACAGGAGATGTTGGATCACCTTGAGAGTGTTTTAGCAAATGAACCTGTTGCTGTAAATAGAGGAAAATTTATTGTAGAGATTAAACCTCAG GGAGCTAGTAAGGGGTTTACTGCAGAAAAGATCTTCTCGTCAATGGCCGAAAAAGGGAAGCGAGCTGACTTTGTGTTGTGTATTGGCGATGATAGATCTGATGAGGACATGTTTGAAATATTTGGTGGTGAGAAGTTAAGTAATATTCTTTCCCCTAATGCTTTAGTTTTTGCTTGCACGGTCGGGCAAAAGCCAAGCAGTGCAAAATACTATCTGGACAGCATAACTGAAGTAGTATACATGCTTCGCACCCTTGCTCATTCTTCATCCTCGGCAGAAGTTTCAGTGAGCACCATGTGA